One Alnus glutinosa chromosome 3, dhAlnGlut1.1, whole genome shotgun sequence genomic region harbors:
- the LOC133863246 gene encoding uncharacterized protein LOC133863246 codes for MPPRRRPLYDSNRVPRSEGNGEEDLPPPPPPPPFNDGVHPALVQLIADTTSYHFRTFEGTEGPNVAEAWLTDIDVLYTTLGCTDEQKVQYIVLQLTGEAKRWWTARKVLLGERTVITWEMFKEEYNRWFFPRSQRQLRAIEFQNLVQGDMTVEQYSAQFMELARFAANLIPDEETKAERFENGLNPRIRERVICLEIKEYARLVEVASLAERGIRESAAAYELKKRSKQPMTRPIKRQAVGSGFKPTLGKNLSNQKAVCSKCARTHLGDCKQGASMCFRCGKPGHFLKDCPMNAAGGARFQGSGTQARVYSLMPGGEEGVKGDEEDTDVVTGTIPLFGKIASTLFDSGATHSFISSTYVKLCSMTPQPLNQSITVSTPTGNIVTCRKSIEDCPIVIGDRVLPANLAVFQMLGFDV; via the exons ATGCCTCCTAGACGCCGTCCCCTCTATGACTCTAATCGTGTTCCCCGTTCTGAAGGAAATGGTGAGGAGGATCTGCCACCCCCTCCTCCACCGCCACCATTCAATGATGGCGTACACCCAGCTTTAGTGCAACTTATAGCTGACACCACTAG CTATCACTTCCGAACTTTTGAAGGAACAGAAGGGCCGAATGTCGCAGAGGCTTGGCTCACAGATATAGACGTACTGTACACTACCCTCGGTTGTACAGATGAGCAGAAGGTTCAGTACATTGTACTGCAGTTGACAGGCGAAGCTAAGAGATGGTGGACTGCAAGGAAGGTGCTGCTTGGGGAAAGGACAGTAATTACTTGGGAGATGTTCAAGGAGGAGTACAATCGATGGTTTTTCCCTCGATCTCAGAGGCAACTACGAGCAATAGAATTCCAGAATTTAGTCCAAGGTGACATGACTGTAGAGCAATATTCCGCTCAATTCATGGAGTTAGCTCGGTTTGCAGCCAATCTTATCCCTGACGAGGAAACGAAAGCAGAACGATTCGAGAATGGCCTTAACCCTCGCATCAGAGAAAGGGTGATTTGTCTGGAAATAAAGGAATACGCCAGATTGGTAGAAGTGGCGTCCCTAGCTGAAAGAGGAATACGGGAATCAGCCGCAGCATATGAATTGAAGAAACGTTCGAAACAACCGATGACGCGCCCCATCAAAAGGCAAGCTGTTGGAAGTGGCTTTAAGCCTACCCTGGGAAAGAATCTTTCGAACCAGAAGGCCGTCTGCAGCAAATGCGCAAGGACGCACCTAGGGGATTGTAAGCAAGGAGCATCCATGTGTTTTAGATGCGGTAAGCCTGGGCATTTTCTGAAGGATTGCCCTATGAATGCTGCGGGAGGAGCGAGATTTCAAGGAAGCGGAACTCAGGCACGCGTGTATTCTCTTATGCCCGGAGGAGAAGAAGGAGTCAAAGGTGATGAAGAGGATACAGATGTGGTGACAGGTACCATCCCTCTTTTTGGTAAAATAGCAAGTACCCTTTTTGATTCAGGTGCAACGCATTCcttcatatcatctacatacgttAAATTATGTAGCATGACTCCTCAACCCTTGAACCAAAGCATAACTGTATCCACACCTACTGGGAATATAGTTACTTGTAGGAAATCCATTGAAGATTGCCCTATCGTCATAGGAGATAGAGTCCTACCGGCAAACCTAGCTGTATTTCAGATGTTAGGTTTTGacgtgtag